Proteins from a single region of Candidatus Rokuibacteriota bacterium:
- a CDS encoding ABC transporter ATP-binding protein: MSEPLLSVREIHTYYGDSYVLQGVSLDVSEGRIVAILGRNGMGKTTLIRSVAGLTPPRRGDVVFKGRSQRGRPPYAIAQQGLAIVPQGRRIFRSLTVRENLLLPTSRLARGSGSTGGTDRRTQWDLARVLAEFPQLAERIDHAGGALSGGEQQMLAVGRALMANPDLILMDEPSEGLAPRLVQQVEQIMKSVRDHGHAILLVEQNFALALSVADYIYVLTSGRFVFGGTPEELSWATEILDSHVGVAGGRP, encoded by the coding sequence TCTCGGTGCGGGAGATCCACACCTACTACGGCGACAGCTACGTGCTCCAGGGCGTGAGTCTCGACGTCTCCGAGGGCCGCATCGTCGCGATCCTGGGGCGAAACGGCATGGGCAAGACCACCCTCATCCGCTCGGTCGCGGGGCTCACGCCGCCGCGCCGGGGCGACGTCGTCTTCAAGGGACGCTCGCAGCGCGGCCGACCGCCCTACGCGATCGCCCAGCAGGGCCTGGCCATTGTCCCCCAGGGGCGTCGCATCTTCCGCTCGCTCACCGTGCGCGAGAACCTCCTGCTGCCAACGAGCCGGCTCGCCCGCGGCTCCGGCTCGACCGGGGGCACGGACCGCCGCACGCAGTGGGACCTCGCCCGCGTGCTCGCGGAGTTCCCGCAGCTCGCCGAGCGGATCGACCACGCGGGCGGTGCGCTCTCCGGCGGTGAGCAGCAGATGCTGGCGGTCGGGCGCGCGCTCATGGCCAACCCGGATCTCATCCTGATGGACGAGCCCTCGGAGGGCCTGGCGCCGCGGCTCGTGCAGCAGGTCGAGCAGATCATGAAGAGCGTCCGCGACCACGGTCACGCGATCCTGCTGGTCGAGCAGAACTTCGCCCTCGCCCTGTCGGTCGCCGACTACATCTACGTGCTGACCTCGGGGCGCTTTGTCTTCGGAGGCACGCCCGAGGAGCTCTCCTGGGCCACCGAGATCCTCGACTCCCACGTGGGCGTCGCCGGCGGGCGCCCGTAA